In Zalophus californianus isolate mZalCal1 chromosome 17, mZalCal1.pri.v2, whole genome shotgun sequence, one DNA window encodes the following:
- the CA11 gene encoding carbonic anhydrase-related protein 11 isoform X2: MGAAAPLSAPRALVLWAALGAAAHIGPAPDPEDWWSYKDNLQGNFVPGPPFWGLVNAAWSLCAVGKRQSPVDVELKRVLYDPFLPPLRLSTGGEKLRGTLYNTGRHVSFLPAARPVVNVSGGPLLYSHRLSELRLLFGARDGAGSEHQINHQGFSAEVQLIHFNQELYGNLSAASRGPNGLAILSLFVNVAGSSNPFLSRLLNRDTITRISYKNDAYFLQDLSLELLFPESFGFITYQGSLSTPPCSETVTWILIDRALNITSLQWMVPPMVAETPH; the protein is encoded by the exons ATGGGGGCTGCAGCTCCTCTGAGCGCCCCTCGAGCGCTGGTACTCTGGGCCGCACTGGGGGCGGCAG CTCACATTGGACCTGCACCTGACCCCGAGGACTGGTGGAGCTACAAGGATAATCTCCAAGGAAACTTCGTGCCAG ggCCTCCCTTCTGGGGCCTGGTGAATGCAGCCTGGAGTCTGTGTGCTGTGGGGAAGCGGCAGAGCCCCGTGGATGTGGAGCTGAAGAGGGTTCTTTATGACCCCTTTCTGCCCCCACTGAGACTCAGCACTGGGGGAGAGAAG CTCCGGGGAACGCTGTACAACACCGGCCGCCATGTCTCCTTCCTACCTGCAGCCCGGCCCGTGGTCAATGTGTCTGGGGGTCCCCTCCTCTATAGCCACCGGCTTAGTGAACTGCGACTGCTATTTGGAGCACGGGATGGAGCTGGCTCTGAACACCAGATCAACCACCAGGGCTTCTCTGCTGAG GTGCAGCTCATCCACTTCAACCAAGAACTCTACGGGAACCTCAGCGCCGCCTCCCGGGGCCCCAATGGCCTGGCCATTCTCAGCCTCTTTGTCAAT GTGGCTGGCAGCTCGAACCCCTTCCTCAGCCGCCTCCTTAACCGTGACACCATCACCCGCATCTCATACAAGA ACGATGCCTACTTTCTTCAAGACCTGAGCCTGGAGCTCCTGTTCCCCGAATCCTTTGGCTTCATCACTTATCAGGGCTCTCTCAGCACCCCGCCCTGCTCAGAGACTGTCACCTGGATCCTCATTGACCGGGCCCTCAATATCACCTCCCTCCAG TGGATGGTGCCCCCCATGGTCGctgagactccccactga
- the CA11 gene encoding carbonic anhydrase-related protein 11 isoform X1, with amino-acid sequence MGAAAPLSAPRALVLWAALGAAAHIGPAPDPEDWWSYKDNLQGNFVPGPPFWGLVNAAWSLCAVGKRQSPVDVELKRVLYDPFLPPLRLSTGGEKLRGTLYNTGRHVSFLPAARPVVNVSGGPLLYSHRLSELRLLFGARDGAGSEHQINHQGFSAEVQLIHFNQELYGNLSAASRGPNGLAILSLFVNVAGSSNPFLSRLLNRDTITRISYKNDAYFLQDLSLELLFPESFGFITYQGSLSTPPCSETVTWILIDRALNITSLQMHSLRLLSQNPPSQIFQSLSGNGRPLQPLAHRALRGNRDPRHPERRCRGPNYRLHVDGAPHGR; translated from the exons ATGGGGGCTGCAGCTCCTCTGAGCGCCCCTCGAGCGCTGGTACTCTGGGCCGCACTGGGGGCGGCAG CTCACATTGGACCTGCACCTGACCCCGAGGACTGGTGGAGCTACAAGGATAATCTCCAAGGAAACTTCGTGCCAG ggCCTCCCTTCTGGGGCCTGGTGAATGCAGCCTGGAGTCTGTGTGCTGTGGGGAAGCGGCAGAGCCCCGTGGATGTGGAGCTGAAGAGGGTTCTTTATGACCCCTTTCTGCCCCCACTGAGACTCAGCACTGGGGGAGAGAAG CTCCGGGGAACGCTGTACAACACCGGCCGCCATGTCTCCTTCCTACCTGCAGCCCGGCCCGTGGTCAATGTGTCTGGGGGTCCCCTCCTCTATAGCCACCGGCTTAGTGAACTGCGACTGCTATTTGGAGCACGGGATGGAGCTGGCTCTGAACACCAGATCAACCACCAGGGCTTCTCTGCTGAG GTGCAGCTCATCCACTTCAACCAAGAACTCTACGGGAACCTCAGCGCCGCCTCCCGGGGCCCCAATGGCCTGGCCATTCTCAGCCTCTTTGTCAAT GTGGCTGGCAGCTCGAACCCCTTCCTCAGCCGCCTCCTTAACCGTGACACCATCACCCGCATCTCATACAAGA ACGATGCCTACTTTCTTCAAGACCTGAGCCTGGAGCTCCTGTTCCCCGAATCCTTTGGCTTCATCACTTATCAGGGCTCTCTCAGCACCCCGCCCTGCTCAGAGACTGTCACCTGGATCCTCATTGACCGGGCCCTCAATATCACCTCCCTCCAG ATGCACTCCCTGAGACTCCTGAGCCAGAATCCTCCGTCCCAGATCTTCCAGAGCCTCAGCGGTAACGGCCGGCCCCTGCAGCCCTTGGCCCACAGGGCCTTGAGGGGCAACAGGGACCCCCGGCACCCCGAGAGGCGCTGCCGAGGCCCCAACTACCGCCTGCATG TGGATGGTGCCCCCCATGGTCGctga